A region of Chitinophaga horti DNA encodes the following proteins:
- a CDS encoding tRNA1(Val) (adenine(37)-N6)-methyltransferase encodes MANDYFQFKQFTVHQQRAAMRVCTDACIQGAYTARYLRTSPPARVLDIGAGTGLLSLMLAQAIPAPIDAIELDADAFAQAGENFAASPWAQRLQVIHADARQFNAARPYPFIITNPPFFINALKSGKAARNTAMHATELDFAALAAAIDVNLSADGACSVLLPYDAFEQFRVLAANKGLELAIKLDVQQSPRHGFFRTVGIFKRGAVNTEMETLLIYDAQNQYTPDFVALLKEYYLYL; translated from the coding sequence ATGGCGAACGACTATTTTCAATTCAAGCAATTTACCGTACACCAGCAGCGGGCCGCGATGCGCGTATGCACAGATGCCTGCATCCAGGGCGCTTACACCGCCCGTTACCTGCGTACCTCGCCGCCCGCCCGTGTACTGGACATAGGTGCCGGCACGGGATTGCTCAGTCTCATGCTGGCGCAAGCCATACCGGCACCTATCGATGCGATCGAGTTAGATGCTGATGCCTTCGCGCAGGCTGGTGAGAACTTTGCTGCGTCACCCTGGGCGCAGCGTTTACAGGTGATACATGCGGATGCCCGTCAGTTCAACGCTGCCAGACCTTATCCGTTCATTATCACGAATCCTCCTTTCTTCATCAACGCCCTTAAAAGTGGCAAAGCCGCCCGTAACACCGCGATGCACGCCACAGAGCTGGACTTCGCCGCATTGGCTGCAGCGATCGACGTCAACTTAAGTGCGGACGGTGCCTGTTCGGTACTGTTGCCTTATGATGCGTTTGAGCAGTTCCGCGTATTGGCGGCTAATAAAGGATTGGAGTTGGCAATAAAACTGGATGTACAGCAATCGCCGAGGCATGGATTCTTCAGAACTGTCGGTATATTTAAGCGGGGAGCGGTAAATACGGAGATGGAAACGCTGCTGATCTATGATGCGCAGAACCAGTACACGCCGGATTTTGTGGCATTGTTGAAGGAGTATTATTTGTATTTATAG
- a CDS encoding peptide chain release factor 3: protein MKYANEINRRKTFAIIAHPDAGKTTLTEKFLLFGGAIQTAGAVKSNKIKKHTTSDFMEIERQRGISVATSVMTFEYRDTLVNLLDTPGHKDFAEDTYRTLTAVDSVVLVIDCVKGVEEQTERLMEVCRMRDTPVIIFVNKMDRDGKNPFDLLDELEEKLNIRVRPLSWPINGGKDFKGVYNLYDKSFVSFAPNKKATDEDIIPMPDVNTPRVDELFNAQDAQQLRSDVELIEGVYDTFEKEEYLQGKLAPVFFGSAVNNFGVKDMLDTFVEIAPVPRPRPSTIREIEPGEDKFTGFIFKIHANLDPRHRDRIAFLRICSGRFERNKFYHHVRLDKDVRFSNPYTFMARDKNVVDDAFPGDVVGLFDTGNFKIGDTLTEGEDLYFTGIPSFSPELFKELVNKDPMKTKQLEKGIRQLTDEGVAQLFTQHGGNRKIIGCVGELQFEVIQYRLLQEYGAACQFNTLPFYKACWITGPKQKVEDFIRFKSSNIVEDKDGHLVYLAQSEWYLNTERTNNPEIEFHFTSEIHK from the coding sequence ATGAAGTACGCTAACGAGATTAACAGGCGAAAAACGTTTGCCATCATCGCCCACCCGGATGCGGGTAAGACTACCCTTACGGAGAAGTTCCTGCTGTTCGGCGGCGCTATCCAAACGGCCGGCGCGGTAAAATCGAATAAGATCAAGAAACATACTACCTCCGACTTTATGGAGATCGAGCGCCAGAGAGGTATCTCGGTGGCTACCTCCGTAATGACCTTCGAGTACCGCGATACCCTCGTGAACCTGCTCGATACCCCCGGTCACAAGGACTTTGCCGAAGACACCTATCGTACGCTCACCGCAGTGGACAGTGTGGTACTGGTGATCGACTGTGTGAAGGGAGTGGAAGAACAAACAGAAAGATTGATGGAAGTGTGCCGCATGCGCGATACACCGGTAATCATCTTCGTAAATAAAATGGACCGCGACGGTAAAAATCCGTTCGACCTGCTGGACGAGCTGGAGGAAAAGCTGAACATCCGCGTTCGCCCGCTCAGCTGGCCAATCAACGGTGGTAAAGACTTTAAAGGCGTGTACAACCTGTACGACAAAAGCTTCGTAAGTTTTGCGCCTAACAAGAAGGCGACCGACGAAGACATCATCCCTATGCCGGACGTAAACACCCCACGTGTAGATGAACTGTTTAACGCCCAGGACGCCCAGCAGCTGCGCAGCGACGTGGAGTTGATCGAAGGCGTGTATGATACCTTCGAAAAAGAAGAATACCTGCAGGGCAAACTGGCCCCCGTATTCTTCGGAAGTGCGGTAAACAACTTCGGCGTAAAAGACATGCTCGATACCTTCGTGGAAATCGCACCAGTGCCCCGCCCCCGCCCTTCTACCATCAGGGAAATTGAACCCGGCGAAGACAAGTTCACCGGCTTTATCTTTAAAATACACGCTAACCTCGATCCCCGCCACCGTGACCGCATCGCGTTCCTGCGTATCTGTTCGGGCAGGTTCGAGCGTAATAAATTCTATCACCACGTAAGGCTGGATAAGGATGTGCGCTTCAGCAACCCTTATACTTTTATGGCGCGTGATAAGAACGTGGTAGATGACGCCTTCCCCGGCGACGTGGTAGGTTTGTTCGATACGGGCAACTTTAAGATCGGCGACACCCTTACGGAGGGCGAAGATCTTTACTTTACAGGCATCCCCAGCTTCTCTCCGGAGCTGTTCAAGGAGCTGGTAAACAAAGATCCGATGAAGACCAAACAACTGGAAAAAGGCATCCGCCAGCTGACGGATGAGGGCGTGGCCCAGCTGTTTACGCAGCACGGAGGTAACCGCAAGATCATTGGTTGTGTGGGCGAACTGCAATTCGAGGTGATCCAATACCGCCTGTTACAGGAGTACGGCGCCGCCTGTCAGTTCAATACCCTGCCCTTCTATAAAGCCTGCTGGATTACCGGTCCGAAACAAAAAGTGGAAGACTTCATCCGGTTCAAGAGCTCGAACATCGTGGAAGATAAAGATGGTCACCTGGTATACCTGGCACAGTCAGAATGGTACCTCAATACCGAGCGAACCAACAACCCGGAGATCGAATTCCATTTTACGTCGGAAATACACAAATAA
- a CDS encoding ABC transporter permease: MLSTLKILWNSLKMALQELRVNKVRTFLSLLGITIGIFCVIAVFSATDSLERNIRNEVATLGSNVIYIQKMPWDDGPDMPWWKFVNRPASSIKELKPLQDRVPRADAVAFAFTSGGKKIEAGKDYMENVELMGVSQDFDKIQALDIIYGRYFSPTESNTGANVVILGGNLWQTLFPNPEAAIGSIVKVSGRNCKVIGLLKYKGEGGLVNINYDDTAILPYGFSRTIVDERRYADPFLMVKGKPDVSLGQLKDDLTGAMRAVRRLSPKQEDNFALNEITAINNDLNDIFLRINIGGLFIGIFALFVGAFGIANIMFVTVKERTNIIGLKKAIGAKRSTILLEFLLEAILLCVIGGLLGLLTVYGMAVLATKLMNFPFVLSMGNIIFGVTSSMVVGLLAGFIPAWSASRLDPVVAIRSN; encoded by the coding sequence ATGCTCTCCACCCTGAAAATTCTCTGGAATAGTTTAAAGATGGCCCTGCAGGAACTGCGGGTAAACAAAGTACGTACGTTTTTGTCGTTGCTGGGTATTACGATCGGCATCTTTTGCGTGATCGCGGTATTTTCCGCCACCGACAGCCTGGAGCGCAATATTCGTAACGAGGTGGCTACACTGGGCAGTAATGTGATCTATATCCAGAAGATGCCCTGGGACGACGGTCCGGACATGCCCTGGTGGAAGTTCGTGAACCGCCCCGCCAGCAGCATTAAGGAATTGAAGCCATTGCAGGACAGGGTGCCCCGCGCAGATGCGGTAGCTTTCGCCTTTACCAGCGGCGGTAAAAAGATCGAGGCGGGCAAGGATTATATGGAGAACGTAGAGCTGATGGGCGTGTCGCAGGATTTTGATAAGATACAGGCGCTCGACATCATTTACGGCCGGTATTTTTCTCCCACCGAATCTAACACCGGCGCCAATGTGGTGATCCTGGGCGGTAACCTCTGGCAAACACTGTTTCCTAATCCCGAAGCGGCCATCGGCAGCATCGTAAAGGTGAGCGGCCGGAACTGTAAAGTAATTGGTCTCCTGAAATATAAGGGCGAAGGCGGTTTGGTGAACATCAACTACGACGATACCGCCATCCTTCCATACGGCTTTTCCCGCACCATCGTGGACGAGCGCCGGTATGCCGACCCGTTCCTCATGGTAAAAGGTAAACCAGATGTGAGTCTCGGTCAGCTGAAAGATGACCTCACCGGCGCCATGCGCGCCGTAAGAAGATTGTCGCCCAAGCAGGAAGATAACTTTGCGCTGAATGAGATTACCGCTATCAATAACGATCTGAATGACATCTTCCTCCGTATCAATATCGGCGGATTATTTATCGGCATCTTCGCCCTCTTCGTAGGTGCGTTCGGGATCGCCAATATCATGTTTGTTACCGTAAAAGAACGTACCAACATCATCGGTCTTAAAAAGGCCATCGGCGCTAAAAGAAGCACGATACTGCTGGAGTTCCTGCTGGAAGCGATCCTGTTATGTGTGATCGGCGGCCTGTTAGGATTACTCACCGTGTATGGCATGGCGGTATTGGCCACTAAGCTGATGAACTTCCCTTTTGTATTATCGATGGGGAATATCATTTTTGGTGTCACTTCCTCCATGGTCGTGGGCTTACTCGCCGGCTTCATTCCGGCCTGGTCGGCCTCGCGTTTAGACCCTGTGGTGGCTATTCGCAGCAATTAA
- a CDS encoding alpha-L-fucosidase — protein MKKFVLVSIWTLTTIVALSQPKSAQQTWKDQKYSMFIHWGAIYSSLGGVWNGKPVTTGYSEQIQAHAGIYSDVYANVAKRFNPQRWKPDSIALLAKAAGMKSVVITSKHHDGFCMFKSAYTTYNVVDATPYKRDVVKELADACKKHNLRFGVYFSLIDWHFPQAYPISSHNSDPITEQHHHYNVEQVTELLTNYGPISEIWFDMGSLTAAQSQELATLVHRLQPDCMVSGRLGNDAGDFCVMGDNDYPNYKIATPWQTPASVYDETWGYRSWQEHGPVADKAMQKLEGLLKVVSRGGNYLLNIGPRGDGSVVDFEKDVLLRNGKWLAQNGEAVYGAAPSPFGRFFDWGEVTAKENKLYLSLLRQPEGNIIALPGLKGEIASVTVLDSSRARLNCRIFTEGNTTYLELPSKFKLNNRARVLRLNFSAPYAVLPENILEMTPNSHLVLDRHNAEKHYSFSGIDYNSYYRSTVANSWRLKASTDMKVIPWLSYTQQERDNSITLTVNDRSQVVKLVCTDSLLISLATRKISWSPMYLAGPYWNGISWANGDVNTIDVTKPWPAGHDARWKKTDWKNDKVYELEADWNNSWYVYQEVKAEEAGQYIIRLTSGDGIQVFLNGEEQVVHNNPARGFTQQEYLVLPLQAGVNKLVVKVYNRFAKKTVVSIDKDVPQLMYRQRLAPLQLKKDEVGAYSWQLYNPVSVHRDMRMPNLELHLAQ, from the coding sequence ATGAAGAAGTTTGTCCTGGTGAGTATCTGGACCCTTACCACAATTGTTGCTTTATCCCAGCCTAAGTCTGCCCAGCAAACCTGGAAGGACCAAAAATATTCCATGTTCATTCACTGGGGCGCGATTTACAGCTCCCTCGGCGGCGTGTGGAACGGTAAACCTGTGACGACAGGCTACAGCGAACAGATACAGGCCCATGCGGGCATTTACAGTGATGTTTACGCCAATGTGGCTAAACGCTTCAATCCCCAGCGCTGGAAGCCTGATTCTATTGCCTTATTGGCCAAAGCCGCAGGTATGAAATCGGTAGTGATCACTTCCAAACACCACGATGGCTTTTGTATGTTCAAGTCGGCCTATACAACATACAACGTGGTGGATGCCACACCTTACAAACGCGATGTAGTAAAGGAACTGGCAGATGCCTGTAAGAAGCACAACCTCCGTTTCGGCGTATATTTTTCCCTGATAGACTGGCACTTCCCGCAGGCATACCCGATCAGCAGCCATAACAGCGACCCGATTACCGAACAGCACCACCACTATAACGTGGAACAGGTAACGGAGCTGCTCACGAACTACGGACCTATCTCCGAGATCTGGTTCGATATGGGCTCACTTACTGCCGCACAAAGCCAGGAACTGGCTACGCTCGTGCATCGCCTGCAGCCTGATTGTATGGTGAGTGGCCGCCTCGGTAATGACGCCGGAGACTTTTGTGTGATGGGCGACAATGATTATCCCAACTATAAGATCGCAACGCCCTGGCAAACGCCGGCTTCTGTATACGACGAAACCTGGGGTTACCGCTCCTGGCAGGAGCATGGCCCCGTGGCCGATAAAGCCATGCAGAAACTGGAAGGACTGCTGAAAGTGGTGAGCCGTGGCGGTAACTACCTGCTGAATATTGGTCCGCGTGGTGACGGCTCCGTAGTAGATTTTGAGAAGGATGTATTACTCCGTAACGGCAAGTGGCTCGCCCAGAACGGCGAAGCAGTGTATGGAGCAGCGCCGAGCCCTTTCGGCCGCTTTTTCGACTGGGGAGAGGTAACGGCTAAAGAGAATAAGTTGTACCTCAGTTTACTCCGCCAGCCCGAAGGAAACATCATCGCCCTGCCCGGACTTAAAGGCGAAATTGCCAGTGTAACCGTGCTGGATAGCAGCCGTGCACGACTGAACTGCCGCATTTTCACAGAAGGAAACACTACTTACCTCGAGCTGCCATCGAAGTTTAAACTGAATAACCGTGCCCGCGTACTGCGCCTCAACTTTTCCGCACCGTACGCCGTATTGCCGGAAAACATACTGGAGATGACACCGAACAGTCACCTCGTGCTCGACCGGCACAATGCTGAAAAACATTACAGCTTTTCGGGGATAGATTACAACAGCTATTATCGCAGCACCGTAGCGAACAGCTGGCGGTTGAAGGCAAGTACAGACATGAAGGTGATTCCCTGGCTGTCGTACACGCAGCAGGAAAGAGATAATTCTATCACCCTCACGGTGAATGACCGCTCGCAGGTGGTAAAACTCGTTTGTACAGATTCGTTGCTCATCAGCCTCGCTACCCGCAAGATCAGCTGGAGCCCTATGTACCTCGCAGGCCCTTACTGGAACGGCATCAGCTGGGCGAATGGAGATGTGAATACAATCGACGTCACCAAACCCTGGCCGGCCGGGCATGATGCCCGTTGGAAAAAGACCGACTGGAAAAATGATAAAGTATACGAACTGGAAGCCGACTGGAACAACAGCTGGTATGTATACCAGGAAGTAAAAGCAGAAGAGGCGGGGCAATACATCATCCGGTTGACGAGCGGCGATGGCATACAGGTGTTTTTGAACGGGGAGGAGCAAGTGGTGCATAATAACCCGGCGCGCGGGTTTACCCAGCAGGAATACTTAGTTTTGCCGCTGCAAGCGGGCGTTAATAAACTGGTGGTGAAAGTGTACAATCGTTTTGCGAAGAAAACCGTGGTGTCGATCGATAAAGATGTGCCGCAACTCATGTACCGCCAGCGTCTCGCGCCGCTGCAGTTAAAGAAAGACGAGGTAGGAGCGTACAGCTGGCAGTTGTACAACCCGGTTTCCGTACACCGCGATATGCGTATGCCGAACCTGGAGCTGCACCTCGCGCAATAA
- a CDS encoding DUF6089 family protein, producing the protein MKKIIGIFLLSAAPLMSFAQDWHVGVFAGISNYSGDLNEKAVDFSYTRPSLGILVRKDINRFLTVRAQASWGLVAAADSTNSSRDLLQRNLSFKSNIWEGAIMGELNFMDLEMTGFTPYVFGGVGVFSFYPKAKNAAGEWTPLRPLRTEGQGLPQYPERPMYSLYQVSLPFGMGVKYILTEKLTLGVEVGWRKTFTDYLDDVSNTYVDENTLLAYAGQQAVDLAFRGDETGHFLPPTSYPADGTIRGNPDKKDWYVFSGLTLTYRIGSGSGGGRRSTNFSKCFKM; encoded by the coding sequence TTGAAAAAGATCATTGGAATATTTTTGTTGTCCGCGGCCCCGTTGATGAGTTTTGCGCAGGATTGGCATGTTGGTGTATTTGCAGGGATCAGTAATTATAGTGGCGACCTGAACGAAAAAGCGGTGGACTTCAGTTATACACGACCATCGCTGGGTATTTTGGTAAGAAAGGATATTAACCGTTTCCTCACGGTGCGCGCTCAGGCTTCCTGGGGGCTGGTAGCAGCAGCGGATAGTACGAATTCTTCCCGCGATCTCTTACAACGTAACCTCAGTTTCAAATCAAATATCTGGGAAGGCGCCATCATGGGCGAACTCAATTTTATGGACCTGGAAATGACCGGGTTCACGCCTTATGTATTTGGTGGTGTAGGTGTATTCAGCTTTTACCCGAAAGCAAAAAACGCCGCCGGTGAATGGACGCCTTTACGTCCGCTCCGCACCGAAGGTCAGGGTTTACCGCAGTATCCAGAAAGACCGATGTACAGTCTTTACCAGGTATCGCTGCCTTTCGGTATGGGTGTAAAATACATCCTAACGGAGAAGCTTACACTGGGTGTTGAAGTAGGCTGGCGTAAAACGTTTACCGACTATCTCGACGACGTAAGTAATACTTACGTTGACGAAAATACGCTGTTGGCTTACGCAGGACAACAGGCCGTTGACCTGGCATTCCGCGGCGATGAAACAGGGCACTTTCTGCCGCCAACGTCTTATCCTGCCGACGGCACCATTCGTGGTAACCCCGACAAGAAAGACTGGTACGTATTCAGTGGGCTTACACTTACTTACCGCATTGGCTCCGGCAGCGGTGGTGGCCGCAGGAGCACTAACTTTTCGAAGTGTTTCAAAATGTAA
- a CDS encoding AAA domain-containing protein, with amino-acid sequence MDYFKKLQELLKIELEEDKRSYQALTEHASVNDRRADGLTWYPIAIRDTEMTRGDYISVEVERTTHKDLPHQLRFGASATLFSNHDPKSNREEGTITWQGGDRLRITLRTDELPEWARDGKLGIDLLFDDNSYDEMANALKLAESLSEKREEGRLIQVLTGQQKPVFDKDVHPVTLPGLNSSQQEAVNRILAADDLAIVHGPPGTGKTTTLVQAIKTLAKNDNRKILVVAPSNAAVDLLSDKLSSAGLNVLRVGNPARVSERLSALTLDSKMAGHPQMKDIKRLKKQASEFKNMAHKYKRNFGKAERDQRKALFDEARNIMKQVESTEQYITDYLMNKAQVITATLVGANHYTVKNLRYHTVVIDEAGQALEPACWIPVLKGRKVILAGDHCQLSPTVKSEEAARKGLSTTLLEKCVKAHPEAVVLLEEQYRMHTAIMGYSSAVFYEDKLRAHQSVAGHLLYQDDTPLNFVDTAGCGFEEVAEGTSTTNPEEAAFVFKHLAQLVSDLQPHYREQDFPTIAVISPYKQQIQLLREQLTSHTELQPYADKITVNTIDSFQGQERDIVYISMTRSNADSKIGFLSDIRRMNVAMTRARKKLVVIGDSGTLSQDAFYAGFITYAEGHDAYKSAWEFMVD; translated from the coding sequence CCAGGCCCTCACCGAGCATGCCTCTGTGAACGACCGCCGCGCCGACGGCCTCACCTGGTACCCCATCGCCATCCGCGATACCGAAATGACCCGGGGCGACTATATTTCTGTAGAAGTAGAACGTACTACCCATAAAGACCTGCCACACCAGCTCCGCTTCGGGGCCTCGGCTACGCTGTTTTCCAACCACGATCCTAAAAGCAACCGCGAGGAAGGCACCATCACCTGGCAGGGCGGCGACCGCCTGCGCATCACCCTGCGCACCGACGAGCTACCCGAATGGGCGCGCGATGGCAAACTGGGCATCGACCTCCTGTTCGATGATAACAGTTACGATGAGATGGCCAACGCCTTAAAACTGGCGGAGAGCCTGAGCGAAAAGCGAGAGGAAGGCAGATTGATACAGGTACTCACCGGCCAGCAAAAGCCGGTATTTGATAAGGACGTGCATCCGGTTACGTTACCCGGCCTCAACTCTTCCCAGCAGGAGGCGGTAAACCGTATTCTCGCGGCGGATGACCTGGCCATCGTGCACGGCCCTCCGGGTACGGGCAAAACCACGACGCTCGTACAGGCGATCAAAACCCTGGCGAAGAACGACAACCGTAAAATACTCGTCGTAGCGCCGAGCAATGCGGCGGTCGACCTGCTGAGCGATAAACTTTCTTCGGCCGGACTGAATGTGCTGCGGGTAGGCAACCCTGCGCGCGTATCGGAACGATTGAGCGCACTTACGCTGGACAGCAAGATGGCCGGGCATCCGCAGATGAAAGACATCAAACGGTTGAAGAAGCAGGCGTCTGAATTCAAAAACATGGCGCATAAGTACAAACGCAACTTCGGCAAGGCAGAACGTGATCAGCGCAAAGCCTTGTTCGACGAGGCCCGTAACATCATGAAACAGGTAGAAAGTACGGAGCAGTACATCACCGACTACCTGATGAACAAGGCGCAGGTCATTACCGCTACGCTCGTTGGTGCCAACCATTATACCGTTAAGAACCTGAGGTACCATACCGTCGTGATCGACGAAGCCGGTCAGGCCCTGGAGCCTGCCTGCTGGATACCTGTCCTGAAAGGCCGTAAAGTAATACTGGCGGGCGATCACTGCCAGTTGTCACCCACCGTTAAGTCGGAGGAAGCGGCGCGTAAAGGCCTGTCGACCACACTGCTCGAGAAGTGTGTGAAAGCACACCCCGAAGCGGTGGTGTTACTCGAAGAGCAATACCGCATGCATACCGCGATCATGGGTTACTCTTCTGCCGTATTTTACGAGGATAAACTAAGGGCGCATCAATCCGTGGCCGGCCACCTGCTGTACCAGGACGATACCCCGCTGAACTTCGTAGACACCGCCGGCTGTGGCTTCGAGGAAGTGGCAGAAGGTACGAGCACCACCAATCCCGAGGAAGCCGCCTTCGTATTCAAACACCTGGCGCAACTCGTGAGTGACTTGCAACCGCATTACCGCGAGCAGGACTTCCCGACGATAGCGGTCATATCCCCCTATAAACAACAAATTCAATTACTGCGCGAACAGCTGACCAGTCATACCGAGCTGCAACCCTACGCCGATAAGATTACCGTCAACACCATCGACAGCTTCCAGGGCCAGGAGCGCGACATCGTGTACATCAGCATGACCCGCAGTAACGCCGACAGCAAGATCGGCTTCCTGTCGGACATCCGTCGTATGAACGTAGCGATGACCCGTGCCCGTAAGAAGCTGGTAGTGATCGGCGACAGCGGCACGCTTTCGCAGGATGCATTTTATGCAGGGTTCATCACGTATGCGGAGGGGCATGATGCGTATAAGAGTGCGTGGGAGTTTATGGTGGACTAA
- the tsaD gene encoding tRNA (adenosine(37)-N6)-threonylcarbamoyltransferase complex transferase subunit TsaD, whose product MTGVKILAIESSCDETSASVLVDGMVLSNIIANQSVHEQYGGVVPELASRAHQENIVPVVDTALKKAGVDMTELSAIAFTQSPGLIGSLLVGSCFAKSMAMALDIPLIGVHHMQAHVLANFIEDPKPSFPFLCLTVSGGHTQIVQCNGPLDMKVIGETMDDAAGEAFDKSAKLIGLPYPGGPLVDKHAKNGDPKRFKFPEPQIPGLNFSFSGLKTAILYFLQDNKAKDPAFVENNLDDICASVQHRIVTILMNKLVKASEETGIRQISIAGGVSANSGLRAALAEYAAKYDWQYYIPKFEYCTDNAAMIAITAYYKYLAGEFASLDAIPSARAVFGE is encoded by the coding sequence ATGACGGGTGTTAAAATATTAGCGATAGAGTCTTCATGTGACGAGACGAGTGCCTCTGTATTGGTAGATGGTATGGTACTATCCAATATCATCGCAAATCAGTCTGTTCATGAACAATATGGCGGGGTTGTACCGGAACTGGCATCCCGTGCCCACCAGGAGAACATCGTACCCGTGGTAGATACTGCGCTGAAAAAAGCCGGCGTAGACATGACTGAACTGAGTGCCATCGCTTTTACCCAAAGTCCCGGTCTGATCGGCTCCCTGCTCGTAGGTAGCTGTTTTGCCAAGTCGATGGCCATGGCGCTTGACATCCCGCTCATTGGCGTACATCATATGCAGGCCCACGTACTCGCCAACTTCATCGAAGATCCCAAACCGTCTTTCCCTTTCCTTTGTTTAACCGTTTCCGGTGGACATACGCAGATCGTGCAGTGTAACGGTCCGCTCGATATGAAAGTGATCGGCGAAACGATGGACGATGCCGCAGGGGAGGCGTTCGATAAAAGCGCTAAACTGATAGGTTTGCCTTATCCCGGCGGCCCGTTGGTAGACAAACACGCAAAGAACGGTGATCCCAAACGGTTTAAGTTCCCGGAGCCGCAAATTCCCGGTCTCAACTTCAGCTTCAGCGGCCTAAAAACCGCTATTCTTTACTTTTTGCAGGATAACAAGGCGAAAGATCCCGCATTCGTGGAAAACAACCTCGATGATATCTGCGCCTCGGTGCAGCACCGGATCGTGACCATCCTCATGAATAAGCTCGTAAAGGCTTCGGAGGAAACGGGCATCCGGCAGATCAGCATTGCCGGAGGCGTAAGCGCCAACTCTGGTTTACGCGCCGCGCTGGCTGAATATGCGGCAAAGTATGATTGGCAATATTATATTCCTAAATTTGAGTACTGTACCGATAATGCAGCGATGATCGCCATTACCGCGTACTATAAATACCTGGCGGGCGAATTTGCATCCCTGGACGCCATCCCTTCCGCCCGCGCCGTATTCGGCGAGTAG
- a CDS encoding NAD(P)-dependent oxidoreductase codes for MIKNIHIGLLREEKVPHDNRVAFTPLQCKWILSHYPGVQITVQPSEQRCFTDDEYTAAGIRLSEDLSMCDVLLGIKEIPQEKLIADKTYLFFSHTKKQQPHNRQMLQAILEKNITLIDYECLVHEDGQRILGFGFFAGVVGAHNGLLAYGARTGTFKFKRVHECRDFQELITHYFGVKIPPIKIVATGSGRVTAGILEVMGLLGIKYIPPEEFLINSYAYPVYTQLKAGELYLRKTDKTYSRDDFHAHPENYDCRFLPYVTASDILMNGIYWDKNIEPLFAWADMAKDNFRIRVIADITDDAHGSIPCNLGDSTIEDPVYDVNRFTQQKLAPFHEEGVTMMCVGNLPNELPRDASQYFGDQLMKFVFDDLMKTDSKMIDRATIASAGKLTEHYDYLQDYVEGR; via the coding sequence ATGATCAAAAACATCCATATCGGCTTGCTGCGGGAGGAGAAAGTGCCTCATGATAACCGCGTCGCTTTTACGCCCCTGCAATGTAAGTGGATACTGAGCCACTACCCTGGCGTGCAGATTACCGTGCAACCTTCGGAGCAGCGATGCTTTACCGATGACGAATATACGGCGGCGGGCATCCGGCTGTCGGAGGATTTATCGATGTGTGATGTATTACTCGGCATCAAAGAGATCCCGCAGGAAAAGCTGATCGCGGATAAAACATACCTCTTCTTCTCCCACACCAAAAAACAGCAACCGCATAACCGGCAGATGTTACAGGCCATCCTGGAAAAAAACATTACACTAATCGATTATGAATGTTTGGTGCATGAAGACGGACAACGCATCCTGGGCTTTGGCTTCTTTGCGGGCGTGGTGGGTGCGCACAATGGACTGCTGGCCTACGGCGCGCGCACCGGTACGTTCAAGTTCAAACGGGTACATGAGTGCCGGGATTTCCAGGAGTTGATCACGCATTACTTCGGGGTAAAAATACCGCCGATCAAGATCGTGGCAACCGGCTCCGGGCGTGTAACCGCGGGCATATTGGAGGTGATGGGCTTACTGGGCATCAAGTACATTCCGCCAGAGGAGTTCCTCATCAACAGTTACGCCTACCCGGTGTATACACAACTGAAAGCGGGTGAACTCTATCTTCGTAAAACCGATAAAACTTATAGCCGCGACGACTTTCACGCGCATCCTGAAAACTACGACTGCCGTTTCCTGCCTTACGTTACCGCCAGCGACATTCTCATGAACGGTATTTACTGGGATAAAAACATTGAGCCTCTATTCGCCTGGGCGGATATGGCCAAAGACAACTTCCGCATCCGGGTGATCGCGGATATTACGGACGATGCGCATGGCTCTATCCCCTGCAACCTCGGCGACTCTACGATCGAAGATCCTGTGTACGACGTGAACCGCTTTACGCAACAGAAACTGGCACCGTTCCATGAAGAGGGCGTGACTATGATGTGTGTGGGCAATTTACCGAACGAGCTGCCCCGCGATGCATCGCAGTACTTCGGTGATCAGCTGATGAAGTTCGTGTTCGATGACCTGATGAAAACGGATAGTAAGATGATCGACCGCGCGACGATTGCAAGTGCGGGTAAATTGACGGAGCATTATGATTATCTGCAGGATTACGTGGAGGGCAGATAG